The Xanthomonas sp. CFBP 8443 genome has a window encoding:
- a CDS encoding VOC family protein translates to MKLIPFLSFDGAAHEAMAFYAQALGGSVVSEATYRNLPPSENMDGCGEMPPETLDQVAHSQLEAGGAVLMAADGPSPPGAGSTTINVEVDSVEDAERIFAALSAGGEVRIPIGETFWAHRWGMLVDRYGKPWMVNCMKQP, encoded by the coding sequence ATGAAACTGATTCCTTTCCTGAGCTTCGATGGCGCCGCCCACGAGGCGATGGCGTTCTATGCGCAGGCGCTGGGCGGCAGCGTCGTGTCGGAGGCGACCTACCGCAACCTACCGCCCAGCGAGAACATGGACGGCTGCGGCGAGATGCCGCCGGAGACGCTCGATCAGGTCGCGCACAGCCAGCTCGAGGCCGGCGGCGCGGTGCTGATGGCCGCCGATGGCCCGTCGCCGCCGGGCGCAGGCAGCACCACCATCAACGTCGAGGTCGACTCGGTGGAGGACGCCGAGCGGATATTCGCCGCGCTCAGCGCCGGCGGCGAGGTCAGGATCCCGATCGGCGAGACGTTCTGGGCGCATCGCTGGGGCATGCTGGTCGACCGCTACGGCAAGCCGTGGATGGTCAACTGCATGAAACAGCCGTGA
- a CDS encoding VOC family protein: MSDSPQMIFVNLPVRDLEASKAFFAALGYSFNPTFTDANAACMVVSDSIFVMLLTEAFFAGFTSKPISDARAGTEVITALSAPSREAVDAVLAKALAAGAREPQAARDYGFMYQRGFEDLDGHLWEFAHMSGEPG, encoded by the coding sequence ATGTCCGATTCGCCGCAGATGATCTTCGTCAACCTGCCGGTCCGCGACCTGGAGGCCTCCAAGGCCTTCTTCGCGGCGCTGGGCTACAGCTTCAATCCGACCTTCACCGACGCCAACGCCGCGTGCATGGTGGTCAGCGACAGCATCTTCGTGATGCTGCTGACCGAGGCGTTCTTCGCCGGCTTCACCAGCAAGCCGATCAGCGATGCGCGCGCGGGCACCGAGGTCATCACCGCATTGTCGGCGCCCAGCCGCGAGGCGGTCGATGCGGTGCTGGCGAAGGCGCTGGCCGCCGGTGCGCGCGAGCCGCAGGCGGCGCGCGACTACGGTTTCATGTACCAGCGCGGTTTCGAGGACCTCGACGGCCACCTGTGGGAGTTCGCGCACATGAGCGGCGAGCCGGGCTAG
- a CDS encoding YciI family protein, which yields MKVMVLVKATADSEAGQLPSAEEFRAMGAYNEQLVEAGIMLAGEGLHPSARGRRVRFAPGQRQVIDGPFAETRELLAGFWLWQVRSLDEATEWLKRAPFEAGTEVELRQVMDMEDFGAGFTPELQQQEHRLRERIGNADSAASSRIHTEENTR from the coding sequence ATGAAAGTGATGGTGCTGGTCAAGGCGACGGCCGATTCGGAGGCCGGGCAGTTGCCCAGCGCGGAGGAATTCCGCGCGATGGGCGCCTACAACGAACAACTGGTCGAGGCCGGGATCATGCTCGCCGGCGAAGGCCTGCATCCGAGCGCGCGCGGCCGCCGCGTGCGCTTCGCGCCGGGGCAACGGCAGGTGATCGATGGGCCCTTCGCCGAGACGCGCGAGCTGCTGGCCGGGTTCTGGCTGTGGCAGGTGCGCTCGCTGGACGAGGCCACCGAATGGCTCAAGCGCGCGCCATTCGAGGCGGGCACGGAGGTCGAACTGCGCCAGGTCATGGACATGGAGGATTTCGGCGCCGGCTTCACGCCCGAACTGCAGCAACAGGAACACCGCCTGCGCGAGCGCATCGGCAATGCCGATTCAGCCGCGTCATCCCGCATCCACACCGAGGAGAACACCCGATGA